CCCAGCGGGCGGTTCGTGATTTCAGTGCTGATACTGCTGAACCTGATTTTGATTTACCGCGGTCCCAGCTTATTGAAGAACCTCTGTCGCCGGTGGTACGATCGCAAGAAAATAGTCTTTGACTCCTGCAAAGAATACCTTTATGATTTCATCACCGTTTGCAGAATCTTACTGGTAATCGTCTTTCTGTACCGTGCGCCTTTCTTAATCACCGACATCACCAGGGACATATTTTTTAAACAGAGCTGGCGAGCCGTGCGGGAAACAGTGAAGAGGTACCCCGCCTTAATTTTAGAAGACATCGTTGACCTCATAAGGTGCATCTTTAGCTGGGAAAGCGTGCGTTTTCTGTTTACAGCGCTTCTGTTTGGTCTTCTAATGCCCGCGGATCTGTTCTTAACGATCATGAAATTTATATTTTCCAAGAATTGCGCATATTTCCTCACAGCCGTCTTGTACATAATCTTCTTGGCGTTTCCCtttcttcttccattttatATCAGTGGGAAACTTGATCCAAAccttgtcactattgtcatcgGGGTCTTCGCGTTCGTCCTCCTGTTGGCTTTGATCGGCATGGTGGTGGTTTTACTCAAGAAAGAGGCTTTGCTCAACAGAAGGGATGATGCCTCTATCAGAAGGGATGGTGCCTCTATCAGAAGGGATGGTGCCTCTATCAGAAGGGATGGTGCGCGTAACAGAAGAGATGAACCGGGACTGTTAATCAAGCCTACCCCTTATGATTACATCCGCTTTAACTGGACAAACATTCACGTGATCGCAATGGAAGTCGTTGAATTTTTGCAGTTGCTGGCGCTGGTATTTGCTGTAAGTGACATTCCCATGTTGGGTGCTAAGACCTTAAACACTGCGTCCCAGTACTTGTTACTTAATTTTGCCTCGTTCGATGTGAAGCTTTGGCTTTCGTTCATTATATTCGTTATCTGGTTCTTCTGTTGTGGTGCCCCCGTGATTCTTGAGAACGTTTTGGAGTATCTACCCAAGGGATCATGCGCAAAGCATGTTGGATGGACTCTATTTCTGTCCTTATTCGCCAACACCTTATTTGTGACAATTGTGGAGAGTTTTTTGACATTTGTTGCATGCAAGACACGAGACTGTCCCATAATCAACGTCACGGTGACCACCAGTGCAAGTCAAAATAGCTGCTTTCCCGCCGTCCTCTACGAAGACGAGACTATAGAATGCTGGGAAGGAAATCACAGAGCAATCGCCTTTCTTGGCCTGCTGGGATTGGTTTGGTACTCCACTACAGCTATCATATTCGGAACCAAATACGGTGATGTGACTCATCCGAGTCAGGATCTTGAATTTTCCCCTGTCTACAACATCTTTTTGAATTTTGCCAAAGCAGTGATGGTAGGAGTAGTTGTTTTGGCCATGGCTAAGCCCTATGTTGTGTTGTCTTTCCTAGTCTTGGCTAACCTGGCTGCAATAATTTTTACCCTGGCtttcagaaaaatatttcactttgaTCTTTCTAATTCCTTTGTTTTGATTATTTGGCGCACTGTAACCTTCATCTGTGCTTGCGTCGCTGCGGTTTCTGCCGTTGTGGCCAAACAAAGGAATGATCCCGACTCTTTTGTTCCTCTTGGGATTTTTCTCGGCGGGTGTGGCGTGGTTATTATTATCGCTCTGATTGTGTCAATTGTCTTGAGAAAGCCAAGAACTCCTGTGGAAAATCAAAGACGGATGTTTCGTCACGACTTGCTGGCGCTTGAAGCCAAACTTGTGAAAGAAAATTTCATGATCAATTCTTGGACAAAAAGCCGCGAGCAGTGGAAAAGACTGGTCAAAAATGTGTATGAAGCACAAAAGAATGACCGTGGGGTATCCCCTTCGGTCTGGtcacaccttgaaatttcaccTCCGCCACCACCCCAAGAGGAAAGACGCATACCAGACGCAGAGCCGAGTACATCAGCTCCTCTTCCCCCTCCACCGGCGTATGATGATTTGTTTCCTAACATCATGGGACCCTATGGTATTCCACCTCCACCCTATACCACAGAGAGCGATGACGTTTCTATAGGAATAGCTGAAACTGAGCAAGCGCCCGCACCTCCTCTCCCCCAGGCCAAAAGAAAACAGCCTAAAGAACAACCGGCTATTTCTGAGGACAACTCGACGAAGATATCAGTCACAGATGACGCGAGTAGCCTGGACTCTATGGAACAAGTGCCTGAAGTTTCGTTGCCTCTCCCGCCATACCCATTGGAATATCGGGTGAGAATAAGATATACCTTACGTAGCTTACATAGCGTATGAGATATAGGTTAAACATAAAAGATGCGACCTGAGACAAGAGCGAGGAAAAAAGTGAATAATATACTTTGATGAAAGCACAGGTAATCCAAGCTCTATGAGTCCGTTGACCTTTGTAACGTAATCTCTGAGCACCGTGATGACATTTCACAACAACGAAAATGTAAGGATTTGCATGGGGAAATGACATGGGATTTTCATGGTAAAGTTATGGTCAACTTTaccatcattatttttcaataaatatcgCTTACCTTGAGtcctttctttgtctttttgtGTTTTCTACCGGTGTAACAGCGGTTGGAACTGAATCCTCGTGAAATGGCTCTAGATCGACCCGAAACCAGCCGAAATGTCATCTTGGCGCTAAGAGATTACGGAGACTCGtagagcttgggctacctgtgctgaAAGAAGTGATAAATCAGGTTGCAGCAAATTGCGTGAattactgacttctgattgtaCACAATTACGCGGGAGTCACGCCATACATGGGCGTTACTTCACGTGCTGCAAAACTAGTTTGCGCTGGTCCGGTAAAACTcgcaacatgtacagattttgttgcaaaaagtagaactattCTCTACATTCTGCAAAAACTTTTCGCAAactgcaacaacctgatttatTGGAAGACATGTTTGATATTTGGGTGGTAAAACTCGCAACTTCGCCATTCACCTTGTTTAGCAGCAATGTTGAAAAACAATTTGAACGTTTTTGCTACCCGTCTTACCGATCCTTCACTTTTTGTAACGGCTGGCCCAATAATGCTGAGGTCAAACGCAAAAGTTGAAATTCAGTAGTGCAGGCCCGGATAATTAAATGTTCAACAAAGCCAAAAAACTGGGTTTTTCCTACCTTTTTTAGCGTCACTCTAGACTACTAAATTTCAATACAAAGGCGAAGTTTTGTGGCAGGTAAGGCGGAGGACGAACAATAAGTTCGCAGCTACAGGAAGCACACACTGAATAGCAGGCCACATATCTACATCTACAACTTTAATCTATAACGGTTTCCCATTACTAGGTTTTGTCTGCTAGAGCTCACAGCATTGATATAGTAAGTAACAAAGTCAAACTGGATCAGTATTGAACAATACCTTGTGTTCCTTGTCAAATAAGAGTCACGGGAAActaagaaaatttttcaatCTTCCGATTTCTTGAATTAAGGCAGAACTTGCTCTCATCGTTTTAGATGTgtgttttattatcattattattatcatcatcgtcatcagtCATATTATTATTGTCTAGTGTACTTTTTTAGGCTACTTCCAAAGAATTTCAcctaaaaagtatttttcattttttcttttcaggacACCTTTTCGGCTGCCATAGCTGAAGATAGGGAAGACTGGAAACTTTGGGATATCAACAACATGGAGTGTAACGGAACAACCCTTTTGTTAGTGCTAGAAAGATACATCCACTACTCTGCCTTCTCGTTTTCGTTCATCGCTCAACTGCCTCTGTGGCGTTCGTCTGTGGGGCAGTGCGACTGGACGGGCCTGTTACACTGTCTTGAGGTCCTAGAGAGGAACCTGACTGGATCATTTAACAACCCTTCTCAAGTTGACATGTCATTGGGTAACGTGGATGTACCTTTTCTTAAGCTAGAGCCGGATATCGATACTGAAGAGCCTCCAGTTTATGTCCCTGAGTCACGTGATCCCGTAGTGATCCGAGCGCTGTCCGACGAGGAACGAACGCGAGCGCTTAACGACGTTAAAGCGGTCGGCGAGTTCGGCGAGCAGTGGGCAGAACTTTTGGACAAAGTGCTCCCCACGAAACCAGTCGTACGGATGTGGCGCTGGGATGAAGAGCTGAAAATCTTCCATGTTTATCTGCGTAGGCCCATTCACGGTGTTATAACAGAGGTGGGACCCAGAGGAGTAAAGATGACGAGAGGAGCTGCGATTGCACTACCAAAGCACATTCAAGGGAGGTTTTTAGGTGCTcgcattatttttgacaaagGATGTGAACCTAAAGGCAAAAAAGGTCCTGTTAGCGTGGCGGTGACAGAGCTTGGGTTGATGAAAACTGAGGACAAGATGTACGTAACAGCTCAGGGAAAGAAGCTTCCATACGACAAAGCTCTAGATAGCATGAAAACGGTGACTTGGAAATAAACTGGGTATGTGCACTGCAAAAGGGAGTCTCTTCAGGAGATGGGAAAGAGAGAGACCCTGGGACTGAGTAAGGTCATGAAGCCTGCATATCAAGCCATTCCTTTGTGCAGTATTTTTAGTTCCAGTTGTCCGTAGGGCTGCACATCCTGACTAAACAGACAATacataaaaaatacattgttaAAATAGCTACTGAAATAATGTTTTGTACCCAGGTAATTGTCGAAAAACGGTACTTGGGATAGAATTTGACTTAAAGAGCTTCGTAAGTTCAATTGTTCAAAGACTTATTTAGACTATCGAGTAGTCCCcgtttttcctcagggatagtagagcgaggaATGATTTTCAAGCGctctcgcgtttcgctcgccctACTATCTATGATGGAAAATGGGGACTATTCGTAGCCTAAGTCTTATTAGGGTGTCTTGTCCGATCGTCTAGTAGGGGTCAGAGTCACTTGATAAACCGAGCGGAAGCAGTGGTCGCATTGATTGCGCCACTGAACATGAAGCGCCAGTCCTCAACTCATTATTAAGAACGCTTCTTTAGCGTGTGCACTAGCCTGTGTCaagctctcagatagtatagtgcgcacgtattaaaacgagcagagcgaaaataagacgcgcgcgacttgggaaagggggcggtggcggccGAAAGATAGGAGAGAGTCTTtccccagcccccccccccccccccccgcgtttttcgcatttctttttacacCTTTTTACTGAACGATTTTTTaccactatcttggagcctgggaCAGGTTACATGGTGATCATCAAATGCAAACCGATTTCATTTAATCAAGAACATTTATCAGTGCGTTCATAATTTCCACTGAGTGGTTGTAAGTAAATACTCATAGTTAGATCTAATTGTTGctattagtgagtttacgcaacaggacggcaaaacgcttgagTGTGACaaacttgcgtgttttgtcgggAATTCACTCAACATTAGTGGTTCTTGCTTTGCTAGAAAAAGATGTGTTTAAAGGAATGTGAAGTTTCAGAGGTTTTGGCGgattgtcacacaaggtttgccgtcgtCTTTTCTCTTCCgccctgttgcgtaagttcactattgtTTCGTTCTCAGAACGACATTTATTTCTCTGATGAAAGGGAATTTCCAGTGTTATGGTAGAAGAAGACTTCAATATGCTACTTAAACTAGTTATAGCTGTCTccaagtgccaacgagcaaagattttacctatacGCGTGCGCTGtttaatttgtttagaaatgtgtGAAATACAGTAATTGATGAAAAATAGATTGAATTTAATTCGAACTGCATTGAAAATAGTGCAAACTTAAAGCGAGGGGCACACATACATCAACCCACAACCgggccagtacctcacgcatgcgcacagccatatcacgcgGGCAATGGCAGCCACAGCTGTTTCGCCCCTATTAGGGCCCTCCAGCAACGCAAAGCCGTTGGGTTAATGAACGGGGAAAACCCGCGGATGAAAAACCCCTTGAAATCCCTACTTTACGCAGCAAATTTTCGAGATTATTGAAGTTCGTGTTTTTGTCCGAAGTTGAGCACAAGTCATTTTGCGAAAAAATTTAGTGGTCttataaacaaactttaaatcCTCAAAAAATCGTATTGAAGTCCGCGAATATTCAACGTAAAGACTTatatttggtctctttttaaagccaaaaaaatttaTGGTGCGCCAATGAGGCCTtccgaattattttgcttcaaagacgCAAAAAATTTCGCtacgttattttttttcttagcggcacgccaaaaaaaaaattccagaggGCAAATGGGACAGATATCGCGTAGGATGGGAAGGATCCACCCAACGATTTGTTGAAGAAGGGATTAGCACGGGACTCACAAACACGCACACGGCTCGTGGATTCTCTGATCTGTATCACGTGTTCGCTCGAAAACATTGTATTCTCTGTCCTACATTACGTCATGGTTGCCTTACATTACTCTACGTTACATCGATTCGAGAGTTTTTCTGCCCCTGGAACAATCGCACACGGCTCTATTAGGCTACCGCCTCGCAGCCTCGTGTCCTCGCGTCCTTGCGaggctgctcgttggcaataaaCAATTCAATTCGTACAGGCATCTCTCATACTTATCGCGAAGAGACGGAACACGGACACCGAGGGGGTCATAGAAAGTGTGTATtaacgaggtgtccgtattaacgctttaagtcccaagagtgaccaaagtcaattttctcccaacaaaatcaatacataatcaaagGAAAGTGTTGTGAGACTCAATAAAATAATCACCTGATGGGAAAAGTTTTGATCTGCTATCAAATTCCTTAACCAATTCTTGctggaaatgtatggagatcagtctgtaGAGTTTGTATTTGTATACTGGGGCTGgatgaatttagagaaaatgtaagggctttctttccccaaggacaaagaaaactgtccgtaatattAACGAGGTTTCCGTATTAGGcgggtttgactgtaatctCAACATGAAGGCACAAAAAtaacgttttaaaataaattttatgattttattGCCTGCAATCAAAGCGCTGAAATGAGTggttttttttaatgtgtttATCCTCCGCCACCAAAGAGTGACAGTATGCTCATTGTGCATTCATATTTTACCCGATACTAATGATGTCAATGATAACTTTTGTGGTTTTTATATTCAACTTTCAATCAATAGACAACATCAATAATtcaattaataatttattgatatcagtgtgtatttttttctttcgctttaCTAATAACCTGTACAGTTGTTTGTTATATCCTTAATAGCGATACTCATTGCTTAAAAAACATTGCTTTTTAATGTTAGCTTGGTGTGTCAActactgaaacaaaagaaactgctgtGTTCGTTAAAAGAGCGACCTGTGGGTTCCTGGTTCAAAAATTCACTAGATGACGCAAGCTTGAGTAACGAGAATcaatatttaaataaataaaaccttTAGTTCCATGCTTTACGTACTGTTTGAAAAGAGCAGGAGTGTATtctcaggtttaaaaactcgaggcgaagTCGAGAGTTTTTACTCTTGATAATACACGACTGcaagttttttgaacggcttcaaaatctctgatatagatcaactcattcttgcgctaatatttagatttggggttattttggtctaaaaaattggacgcaAAGTGTAGccgtttaagatatgacccactaatcgtttttcgaaggcaaaatcgtgtaactttcattttcataaaaacgatgtcacttGACCTCTTAGCACAAATGGCCTATTGCCTGCTGGTGATTTTTTTTCGCAACAGATAGGAAAATAGTCAACTAATActacaaaatacatgtaaacgagaACAGAGGACAAACTACCGAACAGCTGGCGCGAAGGCGGAAAATTTTTAAACTAAGCACACGTGCGCGCTACGCGTCAGAATGGCGTGGGGACGCATATCAGAAGACTAGGCCCAGTCCTAACGCTGGAAGCGTGTCAGATCAGTTTTTGAAACGTTGAAACGATTTCTTAATAAATGAGGGGAAATCATTAGTTTATACCGGAATAGCCTTGTTAATGACATGTCAATATAAAACGCGTCAGCAAAGGAGATCAATTATATAAggcaacaaaattaaaagcaatttaGATATTACTTTCGCGATTTCTTCACAAAAACTAATCTCATACAATAAAGACTAATCAACCCGAGATATCTGATATGAAACCACTACCTGTAAATGCTTTTGTTTCTGGCTTTTTCCCACACTTGTTGCCTATTGATACCAgcgttgttttaaaataattgctTCGGTTCGTTCAGTATACAGTGCGTTTTTGGCAAGGTATCCATTACATGACTATAGTATGTTAAACAtcatttttcttagaaaaaaattcgttttggcttttttgttcCCTAAATGTTGGATCATATATCAATATATGCCGGGCATTGGTGACAAGTTTTAGACTTGGATCAAATAAAAAGACGCTAATGTAGTTTTATTCACATATTTTATTAAGTTTTGTATTCAACATTTACAAGGTGCAGCTGATTATTCGCGCAGCGCAACTATCGCGGAGGTAAACAATGGACACACGCGTGATATCCGTTGATATCACTCGAAATCAAACAAGCGTGAACAATGTTGAAGTGAGCTAgacaaaagaatacattaaGTATGAGCCGAAAACAATCCCAGCTGAAATTGGCGACCGTTAAATCTCGTCAAATGAAATGAGGCGAAACTGCTGTAAACTTTGTTGAACTCGATGGAAAAAGTAGAATTCTGCCTAGAATTCCGAAGATTTATTCACTGCCTTTTTGTACAGGTATGAAGTTCCCTATTTGACAAAGAAAGACACTCATTTCCTAGTTTGCTGTTCGCTTCCGGCGAGTGGGCAAGCCAGCCAACAAAGGAACCGAACTCAAACGCGTAGAAAGCAGAAGTCCAGCAGAAGTTTATCCAATAGAATTAATAAATGGAGAAAGAAAATACAAGGTGAGTACaaattttctttgttctctTTACGTCGAGATATTTCTCGTACAATGCAATATATTATTGTGTACGTTGCTACAGTTTAACGACtggtgaattttctttctcttgaaagttttattatttgaaTCAATGTAAACAGAATTTGCGCCTTGTTGCAAGATGTTTCCTAAGTTTTGGGGGTTTTTGTAGGCTCAAAAATGTACAAAACTGAGGCCGACAGTATGGCAACTGGTGCTAAACAGAGACGAAATATTTCTACATGAAAATACGAGCTTAAATATATTTTGCTGATAGAAAGCCGACTTTAAAGCCGGGATACCATTCTTCTTGtcgattcattcattcattgatttaTTCAAAGGCGACTAGGCTGATGCCCACTTAGAATTAAGCTGAATTTTTTCCAGATAAAAAAACTGCTGACTTTCGACAGTCATTTTGTGCCAAGATTATTCCCCTGTGTTGTTTAAGAgttcaaagatatttttgaaaTATCTTAATATTCATAGCGATCGAATGTTTTCACCTTGAAGTAAATTCAAAATCCACAATTTACACTTCATAAGCTTTCTTTGTTCTCATGCGTTATCTTCGCGTGGAATTACTCATTATAAATTCTAATCTCTGATGggtgttctttttttcttagtgcATCAAAGACTTATATATAAATTAAGTATGTTTCTGTTTAAAAATTTGCCATAAGCTTGATCTTATACTATCgatatattttgaatttcacTGGTCACGCTTTTTTTCGGAACAAAATTACGTCTGTCTAAAACCAAACTGGATACGGAAACTCTTACTAAGACCTATAATCACCGCCGAATCGAAGTTTTTCGTGATTTCACTTCAGTCAACCAACCTTTAAACTCATACAGCGTGGgttgaaaaactgaaaatgttaTTCAAAATTTAGTCGATTTTATCTCGTGGGTTTCATTAATTTCAAGCCTCCTTTCCTGTCTCTCTCAAAATGTTTTCACAGTGGTCACCAGAGCGTCATGCGTCTATCTCCATGGCAGCGGGCGGAATCTATTCCTAAAGTTTTCCAGCTCAGATTCGTTTATACAAGCATAACGTACCTGATTCGTCCATGAAATTCTCATTGAAATCGTAGGTTAAACGTAAACATATCTTGCCTTAGTTACTTGTCACTACGCAATATGGCCACGTTGAAAGAGATCGGCTGATCAACGCATGAATGTTCGGGCACTGACCATACAGGAAAGCCATAACGCCCGCGGCTCGAGAACTATTCAACAAGATAGGGCT
The sequence above is a segment of the Porites lutea chromosome 3, jaPorLute2.1, whole genome shotgun sequence genome. Coding sequences within it:
- the LOC140931323 gene encoding uncharacterized protein, with protein sequence MSEIVECISWIVSKTCWSLGVFALFVAKRMADLFGLIFNILACLTIVRLPCMCMQFSNMDSWWDWRVNGFVHFAFFLIDIPFILMGLFMIFITCGLILIPFFNDMKQENISFSTLKGPDHGIYCLSAFQLHLLVGLYFFRFICDVLCIPLAVICVLSWRSCIFINKLGKKNYSWSDWGWRKLCVVQCLQLLLDIPCIFIGFMVMITWRAPFLIKRVKERRGEDDEKWNQWRFEVFPEFFYIFVDLVCIICLLLTMLTWRAPLLINKLRHAPKKQWKIREIMVTQLLLVFVDLPCIFCALIVFITVWRIPNFIRNWENNEWKIRANCICQVGMLFIDFGCLLLSFIVILTLWRLYPLICDIRKYWSRPKQERSWKIRKSICKNVAFLFVDIPAIFLCFIILVTVFRFPKLLSKLFQAGNFFMEFAITVFFEFAMLVVDIFFVFLFLVLMCLRPIESWVHLLEDEEHKKNRLMKHYIQWVPDIIDKRFKVRREMEGIFSTCLKNNLGERKLREHLIEVSDDYLDELEWIRQKIKKYELDEGFSHLINMAKWWEKKRINKLVRLYRCEMNFLARPNISIHNSNLSKYRNEMILFESHVTMQYREIEKYAIPKVPLWTEECGLKTRTRKETQQVLVKCLPSGRFVISVLILLNLILIYRGPSLLKNLCRRWYDRKKIVFDSCKEYLYDFITVCRILLVIVFLYRAPFLITDITRDIFFKQSWRAVRETVKRYPALILEDIVDLIRCIFSWESVRFLFTALLFGLLMPADLFLTIMKFIFSKNCAYFLTAVLYIIFLAFPFLLPFYISGKLDPNLVTIVIGVFAFVLLLALIGMVVVLLKKEALLNRRDDASIRRDGASIRRDGASIRRDGARNRRDEPGLLIKPTPYDYIRFNWTNIHVIAMEVVEFLQLLALVFAVSDIPMLGAKTLNTASQYLLLNFASFDVKLWLSFIIFVIWFFCCGAPVILENVLEYLPKGSCAKHVGWTLFLSLFANTLFVTIVESFLTFVACKTRDCPIINVTVTTSASQNSCFPAVLYEDETIECWEGNHRAIAFLGLLGLVWYSTTAIIFGTKYGDVTHPSQDLEFSPVYNIFLNFAKAVMVGVVVLAMAKPYVVLSFLVLANLAAIIFTLAFRKIFHFDLSNSFVLIIWRTVTFICACVAAVSAVVAKQRNDPDSFVPLGIFLGGCGVVIIIALIVSIVLRKPRTPVENQRRMFRHDLLALEAKLVKENFMINSWTKSREQWKRLVKNVYEAQKNDRGVSPSVWSHLEISPPPPPQEERRIPDAEPSTSAPLPPPPAYDDLFPNIMGPYGIPPPPYTTESDDVSIGIAETEQAPAPPLPQAKRKQPKEQPAISEDNSTKISVTDDASSLDSMEQVPEVSLPLPPYPLEYRDTFSAAIAEDREDWKLWDINNMECNGTTLLLVLERYIHYSAFSFSFIAQLPLWRSSVGQCDWTGLLHCLEVLERNLTGSFNNPSQVDMSLGNVDVPFLKLEPDIDTEEPPVYVPESRDPVVIRALSDEERTRALNDVKAVGEFGEQWAELLDKVLPTKPVVRMWRWDEELKIFHVYLRRPIHGVITEVGPRGVKMTRGAAIALPKHIQGRFLGARIIFDKGCEPKGKKGPVSVAVTELGLMKTEDKMYVTAQGKKLPYDKALDSMKTVTWK